The following are encoded in a window of Urocitellus parryii isolate mUroPar1 chromosome 7, mUroPar1.hap1, whole genome shotgun sequence genomic DNA:
- the Dcakd gene encoding dephospho-CoA kinase domain-containing protein, which yields MFLVGLTGGIASGKSSVIQVFQQLGCAVIDVDVIARHVVQPGYPAHRRIVEAFGTEVLLENGDINRKVLGDLIFNQPDRRHLLNTITHPEIRKEMMKETFKYFLRGYRYVILDIPLLFETKKLLKYMKHTVVVYCDRDTQLARLMKRNNLNREDAEARIKAQLPLKDKARMADHVLDNSGEWSITKRQVILLHAQLERSLEYLPLRLGVLTGLAGIASLLYLFTRYLLPSP from the exons ATGTTCCTGGTGGGCCTGACGGGGGGCATTGCCTCAGGCAAGAGTTCTGTGATCCAGGTGTTCCAGCAGCTGGGCTGTGCAGTGATTGATGTGGATGTCATTGCTCGGCATG TTGTCCAGCCAGGATATCCTGCACACCGGCGCATTGTGGAGGCCTTTGGCACTGAGGTCTTACTAGAGAATGGCGATATCAATCGCAAGGTCCTGGGGGACCTGATCTTCAACCAACCTGACCGGCGACATTTACTCAATACCATCACCCATCCTGAGATCCGTAAGGAAATGATGAAGGAGACTTTCAAGTACTTCCTTCGTG GATACCGCTATGTGATTCTGGATATCCCCCTGCTGTTTGAGACCAAGAAGCTGCTCAAGTACATGAAGCACACGGTGGTAGTGTACTG TGATCGAGACACACAACTGGCGCGGCTGATGAAGAGGAACAACCTGAACCGGGAGGATGCAGAGGCCCGCATCAAGGCCCAGCTGCCCCTGAAGGACAAGGCCCGCATGGCTGACCACGTTCTAGACAACTCGGGCGAGTGGAGCATCACCAAACGCCAGGTCATCCTCTTGCATGCTCAACTGGAACGCTCCCTGGAGTACCTGCCACTAAGGCTCGGGGTCCTCACAGGTCTGGCTGGAATTGCCAGCCTCCTCTACCTGTTTACCCGCTACCTTCTGCCTTCCCCCTAG